A section of the Ranitomeya imitator isolate aRanImi1 chromosome 7, aRanImi1.pri, whole genome shotgun sequence genome encodes:
- the RMI2 gene encoding recQ-mediated genome instability protein 2, whose product MAADVNAVQAAGAQFSSPPVKMLAARLTQCKKRPGPSFWLEQCPGGGELEVSVVWMQGSVIQVRPERGTTLRLTDDSHTFTVCAADKVPKGKPCLEQGKYVMVMGSVLSCSPEPILRAVKISDLSDNPVLRTMWKYEVEDLHRNIKYS is encoded by the exons ATGGCGGCGGATGTGAATGCGGTGCAGGCGGCGGGAGCACAGTTCAGCTCTCCCCCGGTGAAGATGCTGGCGGCCCGGCTGACGCAGTGTAAGAAGCGGCCGGGGCCGTCCTTCTGGCTGGAGCAGTGTCCCGGCGGCGGGGAGCTGGAGGTCAGCGTGGTGTGGATGCAGGGCAGTGTGATCCAGGTGCGGCCGGAGCGAGGGACCACACTGCGCCTGACCGATGACAGCCACACCTTCACTGTGTGTGCGGCTGATAAGGTGCCCAAGGGGAAGCCGTGCCTGGAGCAAG GAAAGTATGTGATGGTGATGGGCTCTGTCCTTTCCTGCAGCCCTGAGCCCATTCTTCGTGCCGTGAAGATCAGTGATCTATCGGACAATCCTGTACTCCGTACTATGTGGAAATATGAAGTGGAGGATCTACACAGGAACATCAAATACAGCTAG